ACTCTGTGAGTTCCTCGTCAGCCAGTACCGCATTGACTATGGGCTGAGTGAGGATGCTGGGCACAGTCGGGGAAAAAGATTTGCTCTTTCTGACGATCGTTTGAACATTTGTTGCATGATGAGCCTCGCTAATTCCGTAGTTACTGGGTAGGCTTTCGAAACTGCGACAAATGGACGAAGTCGAACAAATGGGACGATGCTTGGTTAGCATTCTTCGATCTTGTCAAGACTCCTAATCGGCTCTGGCTTCGTCCAGATTGGAATCATGATACTTCAGGGTGGATTTACTAGGATAGGATAGCATTACGTTGTCGACAAGCTGGATCGCCGCGCCTCATATTACTTTATAAGCATCACAAAAGCCTGTGACGGGCTTTTGTCATCCTTAAGCCCCCGTACCCTATGTCACATTTTCCTTAACCTAACACTTCTTCAACCTGTAGCAACAGGCTCTTTCTTAGGAATCTAGAGACATAAGCTTCTAATCCATAATGCCATAATTCTCTTCTACCTAAGGAAGCCTCTAACTCTAGGTTAGTATGATGGCGGTAGATTGAGGCATCAAATAAATGAATAACTTATTTTAGACATCCGCTCGGCATGGCTTACTATAATATTTAATGGACCATTGAATTTGATAATCAAGGCTCCTAGTTAGACGTCGAATACTAAACATGCTTCCTTGTTCAGtatatgattcgaagagtaaagaaagattgatttttgaagtatatctatagtgtctcttaaatatcgggtctgtaaggatagtCACCGGACCATACAGGGCCGAACGGAGGTATTCACGTGAGTTGtgactcacgtgactatGATCACTCTCGGAGTCGCCCGCGGAGAAAGCCCATGCGGCTGGTCGGTGGGTCCCGAACGGTCGGGTGAGTCGGGGCTGATAAGCTTCGCTTCATGAACGCTGCAGTAATACAAAGTACAACACTTACTAGTTAAGTACTACCTCATAACGTAACTAATCATGACTTCCATGACTCAGCATGCGCACACGACAGCCTCCTCTATGCTCTCTCCCCGCTCGACATGTGTATATTCCACGACTCGCGATTGTGAAACGAAGTTCTGACATTGACATCTTGTCCTGCGATTCTCGCGGTTTCGTGTGTTAAGAGCGGCACTTGGATTGCTCGTTCCGCTGTTTCCATATTCCCCCCCCAGGTTCACGACCCTCTTTGGGTCGGAGGGCCCGAGCTTCGGCTTCGAGCTGCACTCCGCAAGCCATCGTTTTCATTTCTCCAAGTGCCCCTCACAGTGAGGTTTGGCCTCACCCAACACTAGGCGAAAGTCCACCATCATGTTACGGAGAAGGATTCCGTACTCCTCAGGATCGAGAATCACCAGGACATGGTTGTCGCGGCACCACAGCACTCACccgacaacaacaacaacgacGAGGACATCGCCGTCAAGCGCGGCAGACTCCGCGCTCTCTCACCCGCTCCCCGTCGCcacctcctcatcctcaactcGACTGAGCGGACTCAAGTCTGCGAGACCGTTCTCCGAATTCCTCACGGATACGTTCGATCGGCAGCATGACTATCTACGCATCAGTGTTACCGAACGCTGCAATTTGCGATGTCTGTACTGTATGCCCGAGGAAGGGATCGACTTGTCCCCCACCGCACGACTACTCACCTCCCCAGAGATCGTGTACCTGTCGTCGCTCTTCGTCTCACAGGGGGTGACGAAAATCCGCCTGACGGGCGGAGAGCCGACCGTGCGCAAAGATATTGTGCCACTGATGCAGGACATCGGCCAGTTGCGGCGGGACGGCCTCCGCGAGTTATGTCTGACGACGAACGGGATCTCGCTGCACCGGAAACTCGACGCGATGGCCGAGGCCGGCCTCACCGGGGTCAATCTGAGTCTGGACACCCTCGATCCGTTTCAGTTTCAGATCATGACTCGCCGCAAGGGGTTCGATGCCGTGATGAAGAGCATCGACCGGATTCTGGAGATGAACAAACTCGGTGCGGGCATCAAGTTGAAGATCAACTGCGTCGTAATGCGCGGGATGAATGATCGCGAAATCACCTCTTTTGTCGAGCTGGGTCGGGAGAAGCCAATCGAGGTGCGGTTCATCGAGTATATGCCCTTTGACGGGAACAAGTGGAACAAGGGCAAAATGTTCGCCTACCAGGAAATGTTGGCCGTGATTCGGGAAAAATACCCGACACTGGAGAAAGTGCAAGACCACAAGAATGACACGAGTAAGACCTACCGTGTTCCCGGATTCGAAGGACGAGTAGGGTTCATCACGAGCATGACCCATAACTTCTGCGGCACTTGCAATCGCCTGCGAATCACTAGCGATGGGAATCTGAAAGTCTGTCTCTTTGGAAACTCCGAAGTATCCTTGCGCGACATCATCCGCAAAGAGAACAATGGAATGCCTATCGATGAGGCTACCGCCAGAGAGCTTCGACTGATGGAAACCGTGCAGTCAGCTGCCCGTCTCAGCGACGAAGGCGCACTGGTTCACGAACGCGAACGAGAGATCCTCGACATCATCGGCATGGCGGTCAAACGCAAGAAGGCTAAGCACGCTGGGATGGGTCAACTGGAGAACATGAAGAACCGGCCTATGATTTTGATTGGTGGGTAGACGCGatggtcttttctttctttcttttcttcctatcttttctctccttttccgtTCTTGCGCATCCGTTTGATGCTACTTGATGATGCCGGGACGTTCTTTTCTACGCCTGTGGGGAAACGTGGAATACCGCAGTCTCGTTACGTTGTGGGAGTTGAACTGCGGACTCTAATACATAGACGGCTGTCGCATGACATGTAAATACTGAATTTCATGCTCAAAATCTCGGACATGCCATTGCCCTGGTGGCCTTCAACTGATGTGTTTCACAATGCTGATGAGCCACATAGATCGTAAGGCGGCCTTGCAAGGCGTAGCAGGTTGGAACCCAACACGGCTGGTCCCAATTTCGTCCCCCTGGTCGCGAATCCCAGCGTATATGCTCCCCCTACACCGCGAATCTTTGCAAATCCGTCGCTACACCACACGCACAAGTCTATCCGACTCCCCACAGTCTTCAATCAAATCCCAAtccgacaacaacaacaagaagagcCACCCTTCTCACGCTCTCCCAAACGCATCTGATCCTGACCTCCCTCATCTCACCCCGTCTCATACCGTACACATGACCCAGATCACCCTGAAGCCCGAAACCGAGCGCATCGCCACAGCAGCCTGCGCCGTTACTTTCTCCAACCCGCGCCCATGGGCCCTCCTgcgtcaaggtcaaggcaCGCATAAAGGCGACGTCTTCAGCGTAGCCCGAATTGCAGGCATCATGGCGGCGAAAAAGACTCCCGATCTGATCCCGCTCTGTCACCCCGGACTGGGCATCACCGGTGTGGAAGTCAGCGTGGAGCTCGAGGGACCTACGGAAATTGAAATGAGATCTGGAGCGCAGAATCATGGTTGTATGCAGATCATGGCCACCGTGAGTTGCTTTGGTCGGACGGGAGTGGAGATGGAAGCCATGACGGCTGCGACGGGGGCCGCATTGACTGTGTATGATATGTTGAAGGCGGTGGACAAGGGGATGGTCATTGAAGGAGTTCGAttgttggagaagattggGGGCAAGAGCGGGCATTGGCGAAGGCCGGAGGATGATGGAAAGAAAGATTCTTAGATTGCCCATCCGAAGCCTCGGAGGACtcaaaatgaagaagaaccTCATACCTACCTTTTGGTGCTCTATCTCTATGTCCTAGATAGGTATGTATGGATCAACGGTTGTCTACGTTGTGAACACTGGCCTTCAGCTCCGATTGCTGAGACCCAGGTGAGCCTAAGGTTATTGAGTGTTGTTTGCTACATAAGAGATGGGAGTCAGATGCTCCATCACTGAGCCACACGTGCATACCTGGTTCAATTCATCCCTACCGAGGAGGGCAGCCCACGGCAATTGAAGGATCAAGTCTACGACATCAATTCCACAAGTCCTGATATTGAATATATAATTCATTGGGTTGCATATAAAGCCAACTGAACGCCAAAGGTTCTTTTTATCCCAGAAATGTATAGAACAGGTTATCGTGAGACACAAAGCGAGAAGAGGTCAGTCTATTCCTCCATTTcgacctcatcctcatcctcctcttccgattcttcctcctcctccatctcatcttcgctctcctcctcttcctcatcctcaccaGCATCGCTGTCTCCATCGCTGCCAAAGTCCtccatcatctcatcttcgtcgcgTTTCTTGTCCTCCGCACGgcgcttctcttcttcccgaCGGCTCTCCTCGACGATGGCAGCCCGTTCCTCCCGGAGCTTACGCTGGGTCTTGACAAACGCGCCGAGAGGTGTAGTCTCCCAGTCGGCGTCCTTGAGGAAATTCTCCACCTCGGTTCGGTTGCGTGGCGTGTACGAAACGTTCAATCGACGCTCCTCGATCCATCGAGCATTGGCCTCGATCTTTTgcacaagaagaaggatcaTCTGGTTGATCTTGGCATTCTTGTTGCCACCACTGCGGGCGGAGACCTGCTTCAGCCAGCGCTTCAAGGCAACGACCACGGGAACAGAAAGCTCAGGGAACGCAATGTGCTTGCACCACAGAACGAAGAACTCAGACAGGAGTTCCGCGACCTGCTCACCAACACCGTCTTGATAAGTGCGAGAACGCAAGTAGGATTTGGGCGCACGGATAGCAGTGTTGAAATCAAGCGGCTTCAAAGTGCTAGACTTGGGGGCCTTGCGCATCTCAGCAGAGGTAAGGACCTCAATGAGTGCGGGTGCAAGCGGGATGTAGGTGCCGGTGGCACGAGAGATACGCAGCAAAGCGCGCGTCAACTGGAAGCGGAGAGGGAAGTACTGAGCAGTGGGGATGAGACGCATTGCGCCCAGAGTGATCTGAACAACAGGGTAAATGAGAGGCCGCAGGGCAGACTGCTTGCCAGCTTGGGCCTCAACGAGGCCATCGCAGTGCTGAGCTAGAACACGCGACCAGAAGTCGAGAGAGTGCACGTATTGCCAGTTGTAAATCGTCTTGTAGGATTCCTTTGATGTGTTGGTAATGCTACTGCGCAGATGCATAGCCAACTGTCGAATGAAGCTGAAACCCGCTGTGTAGGCGACATTTTGGTCAATGCCCCAGATCTCAGCCGCGGAGTTCTTCATGAGGTTCACACCAGCCAGTGTGTGCACGGTCGTGTTGCGGCTGCCCTTGACCACACCCTCGTACGTGGCCTTGAGCACAGTCTCCTTGATGCCTGCATCGCCCAAAACCATGAGGCGACGGAGCAACAGGAAGGCCGTGATCCGGGTCGCGTCGGCAGTGGAGACATCAGCCCAAATTCCCACAACGGTCTTAATCAGAGTCTTCAGAACCTTGCGGAACTGAAGGAGATAAGGAAGCATGGGCTCCATGGCTGACAAAGTCAACTTCAACGTCGATGCATCGGAGAGGTTGATCAAAAGCTGATGAACGGAGGACGTGTAAGACTTGATCAACGGAGTTAGAGTCTTGAATTTCTTGGAGTCCAGGGAAACCCGGATCTTGCCCGAAGCGGACTCCTTGACAGGGAGGTGATGGCCCAGGACCTTGGGAACGACATTCAGCGCCGTAACCAGGACCTGATGGTAGACGTTGGGATCGGAGATGGTGTACTTCTGCTCCGGGGCTTCGGCGTCATTAACGGAGGCAGCAGCACGGAATGCAAGGACTGTCTGGCGCATGGCACGGATCGAATGTTGCTCCTCCATCAGGCTCTGCCACTTCTTGACCATGGGAATGGTCAGGGTGTTCTGAGTGGCCTCCGGCTCGtcctcttgatcttcttcgtccttcttgctcttcttctttttcttctttgcaggcccctcctcctcagcaGGTTCACCTTCACTCAACTCATCAACCTCTGATAGGTCGCCTTGAGCGCCAAAGTCAAGCAACTCTGAATCGTTCTGCTGAAGATATTTGTAGAATTCGGGGTCCTTCTCCTTAAGTGCCGCCAATTGGTCTTTGTGCGCATCAAAGTCGTTGGCATCACTTGAGttatcctcatcatcgttgTCGTCATTGTCGCTGGCCGCGCTTTCTTCGCTAGCatcggcttctttctcctggGTGGCAGCGCGCTTTCGCTTTCCAATTTTGGGGGTCACATCCTTGcccgacttcttcttcttcccatcaGTCGAATCGGCAATATCGAAGCCACCGGCAAAGAAATCGTCGACGTTCATCTCGGCGAAGGCGTTCTCCTTCTTAGCCTCCTCGGGGTCAGGCTggtcctcctcttcggcaTCTCGGCGGCTGGCGCTCTGAGCCTTGCGCTTTTCATTGAGCTGATGGCGCTGCTTCACCTTCGCGTTGGACTTGCGTCGCTCGATAACATCCTTGAGATGCTTTTTTCGAATTTCTTCGTCGCTTTCTTTGCGCCGGCCATTTTGTCAGATTTCGCTGCAAAAATTCTGGCTGGCTCTCTGATTATAGCGGACGctaaggaaaaaaaatttggcTGGGGGTATTATCGCTGAGTCCGCCTTCCTGACCGCCTTCGGAGCTGCCGATAAGGACGCAGCTCCGCGTCACGGACGCTCGGAGAGATTGGACACGCTTGATTCACGATTCACGATTCACGAAGCTTGCGAGACTATTTCGCGTGTGTTCTACTTGTCATCCGTACGACTCAAAGATGTATTCTCAGCGGCCTTTATCATACGCGCCCACGCCTTATAGCTACACACCCAATCCGGCACGGTCGGCCACAATCAGTCTTGATGAGGTATAGTTGGCTCCGGATTACCTCAATGTGTGGGGTTTGTCCCCGCTGAACGAAGTCGCAGGAAGTGAAACTTGTATCCAACTCAGGCGAGCGCGAGCTATACGAGTCTCTTGCCGAAATTTACAGTATCATAATCACACTTGACGGGCTTGAGAAAGCGTTCATCAAGGACGTGGTCACCGAAGCCGAATACACCGAGACATGCACACGGCTTCTGAAGCAGTACAAGTCCAGTTTGGGTGACGAGTCGGTATCACGAGAATTTGTGGACTTGGAAACATTCAAGCGGACGTGGGGGGTAAGTTCGATCAGATGACCATGAGTCTTGACGAC
This genomic window from Penicillium oxalicum strain HP7-1 chromosome III, whole genome shotgun sequence contains:
- a CDS encoding Molybdenum cofactor biosynthesis protein 1; the encoded protein is MLRRRIPYSSGSRITRTWLSRHHSTHPTTTTTTRTSPSSAADSALSHPLPVATSSSSTRLSGLKSARPFSEFLTDTFDRQHDYLRISVTERCNLRCLYCMPEEGIDLSPTARLLTSPEIVYLSSLFVSQGVTKIRLTGGEPTVRKDIVPLMQDIGQLRRDGLRELCLTTNGISLHRKLDAMAEAGLTGVNLSLDTLDPFQFQIMTRRKGFDAVMKSIDRILEMNKLGAGIKLKINCVVMRGMNDREITSFVELGREKPIEVRFIEYMPFDGNKWNKGKMFAYQEMLAVIREKYPTLEKVQDHKNDTSKTYRVPGFEGRVGFITSMTHNFCGTCNRLRITSDGNLKVCLFGNSEVSLRDIIRKENNGMPIDEATARELRLMETVQSAARLSDEGALVHEREREILDIIGMAVKRKKAKHAGMGQLENMKNRPMILIDRKAALQGVAGWNPTRLVPISSPWSRIPAYMLPLHRESLQIRRYTTRTSLSDSPQSSIKSQSDNNNKKSHPSHALPNASDPDLPHLTPSHTVHMTQITLKPETERIATAACAVTFSNPRPWALLRQGQGTHKGDVFSVARIAGIMAAKKTPDLIPLCHPGLGITGVEVSVELEGPTEIEMRSGAQNHGCMQIMATVSCFGRTGVEMEAMTAATGAALTVYDMLKAVDKGMVIEGVRLLEKIGGKSGHWRRPEDDGKKDS